In Mesoplodon densirostris isolate mMesDen1 chromosome Y unlocalized genomic scaffold, mMesDen1 primary haplotype SUPER_Y_unloc_2, whole genome shotgun sequence, a single window of DNA contains:
- the LOC132482994 gene encoding UDP-N-acetylglucosamine--peptide N-acetylglucosaminyltransferase 110 kDa subunit-like, which yields MASSMGNVADSTEATKRMLSFQGLAELAHREYQAGDFEAAERHCMQLWRQEPGNTGVLLLLSSLHFQCRRLDRSAHFSTLAIKQNPLLAEAYSNLGNVYKERGQLQEATEHYRHALHLKPDFIDGSINLAAALVAAGDMEGAAQAYVSALQYNPDLSCVCSDLGNLLKALGGLEEAKACYLKAIETQPNFAVAWSNLGCVFNAQGEIWLAIHHFEKAVTLDPNFLDAYINLGNVFNEARIFDRAVAAYLRALSLSPNHAVVHGNLACVYYEQGLMDLAIDTYRRAIELQPHFPDAYCNLANALKEKGSVAEAEDCYHTALRLCPTHADSLNNLANIKGEQGNSEEAVLLYRKALELCPDFAVAHSNLASVLKQQGKLHEALMHYKEAIRISPTFAEAYCNMGNTLWEMQDVQGALQCYTRAVQISPAFADAHSNLASIHQDSGNIPEAIASYRTVLKLQPDFPDAYCNLAHCLQVVCDWTDYEERMKKLASLVADQLEKNRLPSVQPHHSMLYPLSHGFRKAIAERHGNLCLANISVLHKPPYEHPKDLNLSDGRLRVGYVSSDFGDHPTSHLMQSIPGMHNPDKFEIFCYALSPHDGTNFRAKVMAEANHFIDLSQIPCNGKAADRIHQDRIHILVNMNGYTRGARNELFALRPAPIQAMWLGYPGTSGVLFMDYIITDQETSPAEVAEQYSEKLAYMPHTFFIGDHANMFPHLKNKAVIYFMSNGHIYDNRIVLNGIDLQAFLDSLSDVQIVKMKCPDGEDNADSSNTALNMPVIPMNTVAEAVIEMINRGQIQITMNGFSISNGLATTLINTKAATGEEVPRTIIVTTRSQYGLPEDAIVYCNFNQLYKIDPSTLQMWANILKRVPNSVLWLLHFPAAGEANIQQYAQNMGLPPNRIIFSPVAPKEEHVRRGQLADVCLDTPLCNGHTTGMDVLWAGTPMVTMPGETLASRVAASQLTCLGCLELIAQNRQEYEERAVKLGTDLEYLKKIRGKVWKQRTSSPLFNTKQYTMELERLYLQMWEHYAAGNQPDHMIKPVEVTESA from the coding sequence ATGGCGTCTTCCATGGGCAACGTGGCCGACAGCACAGAAGCAACGAAACGTATGCTTTCCTTCCAAGGGTTAGCTGAGTTGGCCCATCGAGAATATCAGGCAGGAGATTTTGAGGCAGCTGAGAGACACTGCATGCAGCTCTGGAGACAAGAGCCAGGCAATACTGGTgtacttttattactttcatcTCTACACTTCCAGTGTCGAAGGCTGGACAGATCTGCCCACTTTAGTACTCTGGCAATTAAACAGAACCCTCTTCTGGCAGAAGCCTATTCGAATTTGGGGAATGTGTACAAGGAAAGAGGGCAGTTGCAGGAAGCAACCGAGCATTACCGGCATGCATTGCATCTCAAACCAGATTTCATCGATGGTTCTATTAACCTGGCAGCCGCTTTGGTAGCAGCAGGCGACATGGAAGGGGCAGCACAAGCGTACGTCTCTGCTCTTCAATACAATCCTGACTTGTCCTGTGTTTGCAGTGACCTGGGGAACCTGCTCAAAGCCCTGGGTGGCTTAGAAGAAGCCAAGGCATGTTATTTGAAAGCAATTGAGACGCAACCGAACTTTGCAGTAGCttggagtaatcttggctgtgttTTCAATGCACAAGGGGAGATTTGGCTTGCAATTCATCACTTTGAAAAGGCTGTCACCCTTGACCCCAATTTCCTGGATGCTTATATCAATTTAGGAAATGTCTTCAATGAGGCACGGATTTTTGACAGAGCTGTGGCAGCTTACCTTCGTGCCCTAAGCTTGAGTCCAAATCATGCTGTGGTACATGGCAACCTGGCTTGTGTATACTATGAGCAAGGCCTGATGGATCTGGCAATAGACACCTACAGGCGAGCTATTGAACTGCAaccacatttccctgatgcttactgCAACCTAGCCAACGCTCTCAAAGAGAAGGGCAGTGTTGCTGAAGCAGAAGATTGTTATCATACAGCTCTCCGGCTGTGTCCCACCCATGCAGACTCTCTGAATAACCTAGCCAACATCAAAGGAGAACAGGGAAACAGTGAAGAGGCAGTTCTCTTGTATCGTAAAGCATTAGAGCTCTGCCCAGACTTTGCTGTTGCCCATTCAAATTTAGCAAGTGTATTGAAGCAGCAGGGAAAACTGCACGAAGCTCTGATGCACTACAAGGAGGCTATTCGAATCAGTCCTACCTTTGCTGAGGCCTACTGTAATATGGGAAACACTCTATGGGAGATGCAGGATGTTCAGGGAGCCTTGCAGTGTTATACTCGTGCCGTTCAGATCAGCCCTGCATTTGCGGATGCCCACAGCAATCTGGCTTCCATTCACCAGGATTCAGGGAATATTCCAGAAGCAATTGCTTCTTATCGCACTGTTCTGAAGCTTCAACCTGATTTTCCTGACGCTTACTGTAATTTGGCTCATTGCCTGCAGGTTGTCTGTGATTGGACAGACTATGAGGAGCGAATGAAGAAGTTGGCCAGCCTTGTGGCTGACCAGTTGGAGAAGAATAGGTTGCCTTCTGTACAGCCTCATCATAGTATGCTCTATCCTCTTTCTCATGGCTTCAGGAAAGCTATTGCTGAGAGGCATGGGAACCTCTGCTTGGCTAATATAAGTGTCCTTCATAAACCGCCGTATGAACATCCAAAAGACTTGAACCTCAGTGATGGTCGACTGCGTGTAGGATACGTGAGTTCTGACTTTGGGGATCATCCTACTTCTCATCTTATGCAGTCTATTCCAGGCATGCACAATCCTGATAAATTTGAGATATTCTGTTATGCCCTGAGCCCACATGATGGCACAAACTTCCGAGCGAAGGTGATGGCAGAAGCCAatcatttcattgatctttctcaGATTCCATGCAATGGGAAAGCAGCTGATCGCATCCATCAAGATCGTATACACATCCTTGTAAATATGAATGGTTATACCAGGGGTGCTCGAAATGAACTCTTTGCTCTCAGGCCAGCTCCTATTCAGGCAATGTGGCTGGGGTACCCTGGGACTAGTGGCGTGCTTTTCATGGATTATATCATCACTGATCAGGAAACTTCACCTGCTGAagttgctgagcagtattctgaGAAACTGGCTTATATGCCCCATACTTTCTTTATTGGTGATCATGCTAATATGTTCCCTCACCTGAAGAACAAAGCCGTCATTTATTTTATGTCCAATGGGCACATTTATGACAATCGGATTGTGCTGAATGGCATCGACCTCCAAGCATTTCTTGATAGTCTATCAGATGTGCAAATAGTCAAGATGAAATGTCCTGATGGAGAAGACAATGCAGACAGCAGTAATACAGCTCTTAATATGCCTGTCATTCCTATGAATACTGTTGCAGAAGCAGTTATTGAAATGATTAACAGAGGACAAATTCAGATTACAATGAATGGATTCAGTATTAGCAATGGCCTGGCAACCACCCTGATCAACACTAAGGCTGCCACTGGAGAGGAGGTTCCCCGTACCATTATTGTAACCACACGTTCTCAGTATGGGTTACCGGAAGATGCCATTGTGTACTGTaactttaatcagttatacaaaatTGACCCATCTACTTTGCAGATGTGGGCAAATATTCTGAAACGTGTTCCCAATAGTGTACTGTGGCTGTTGCATTTTCCAGCAGCAGGAGAAGCTAATATTCAACAGTACGCACAAAATATGGGCCTTCCCCCAAACcgtatcattttttcccctgttgctcCTAAAGAGGAACATGTTCGGAGAGGCCAGCTGGCTGATGTCTGCTTGGACACTCCACTCTGTAATGGACACACCACAGGGATGGACGTCCTTTGGGCAGGGACCCCCATGGTGACTATGCCAGGAGAGACTCTTGCTTCCCGAGTTGCAGCTTCCCAGCTCACTTGTTTAGGCTGTCTTGAGCTGATTGCTCAAAATAGACAAGAATATGAAGAGAGAGCTGTGAAACTGGGAACTGATCTCGAATACCTGAAGAAAATTCGTGGCAAAGTCTGGAAGCAGAGAACATCTAGCCCTCTGTTCAACACCAAACAATACACGATGGAACTAGAGCGGCTCTATCTACAGATGTGGGAGCATTATGCAGCTGGCAACCAACCCGATCACATGATTAAGCCTGTTGAAGTCACTGAGTCAGCCTAG
- the LOC132482995 gene encoding uncharacterized protein LOC132482995, translating to MKKLCISPENLTVLIEKKKKKRRPLARTTQRSVPTWGQIKQLVSRAQELVKQQNNPVTPVTLFLGMLATISCVPSVNAATYWAYVPDPPLLQPISWSEAEFPVFYNDTVYGPLIWNIKQINMSVNYTNWFSTYPVCLSPLNLETGCVKAISYEHTDVDEGTDQSISLSGSPGILRFTATNITLACRATSRREDLKDTITCYKNGQPINIRGRISYASPLRDSAITIAKVTGEDSGNYFCMKRLLGGQGILMAGHMVTILKRKSKTQFPPFMTINFPGSNFECCNASWDNNQIWCTIDYTRG from the coding sequence ATGAAGAAGCTCTGCATCTCTCCCGAAAACTTGACAGTGTTgattgagaaaaagaagaagaagaggagaccaCTTGCCAGGACGACTCAAAGGAGTGTTCCAACTTGGGGACAAATTAAACAATTGGTTTCACGAGCTCAAGAGTTAGTGAAACAACAGAATAATCCTGTTACACCTGTGACTTTATTTTTGGGTATGTTGGCAACCATTTCATGTGTCCCCTCTGTTAATGCAGCAACTTACTGGGCCTATGTACCTGATCCTCCACTATTACAACCCATATCTTGGTCTGAAGCAGAGTTTCCTGTATTTTACAATGATACTGTTTATGGACCtcttatatggaatataaaacaaaTCAATATGTCTGTAAATTATACTAACTGGTTTAGTACCTATCCTGTCTGTCTTAGCCCATTGAATCTGGAAACTGGATGTGTAAAGGCTATTAGTTATGAGCATACAGATGTTGATGAGGGAACGGATCAATCAATTAGTTTGTCAGGCTCTCCAGGCATCCTTCGTTTTACAGCAACCAACATTACTCTTGCATGCCGGGCTACCAGCCGACGAGAGGATCTTAAGGATACCATCACTTGCTATAAAAATGGGCAACCTATTAATATTAGAGGTCGAATCTCATATGCCTCACCACTTAGGGACTCTGCTATTACTATAGCCAAGGTTACAGGTGAAGATTCAGGAAATTATTTCTGTATGAAGCGTTTACTTGGAGGACAAGGGATACTTATGGCTGGACATATGGTTACTATTcttaagagaaaatcaaaaactcaatttcctccttttatgACCATTAACTTTCCTGGATCCAATTTTGAATGTTGCAATGCATCTTGGGATAATAACCAAATATGGTGTACTATAGATTATACCAGGGGGTAA